A genomic segment from Paenibacillus sp. FSL K6-1096 encodes:
- a CDS encoding aldo/keto reductase: protein MSRSVSETVRLKDGTELPRLGQGTWQMGEQPSKRAEELAALRRGVELGMNLIDTAEMYGEGRSEELVGEALRGIRDEVFLVSKVYPHNAGGGKLVSSCEASLKRLGTDHLDLYLLHWRGSIPLQETVEGMEALVASGKILRWGVSNLDTADMQELLSIPGGDHCAVNQVLYHLGSRGIEHDLLPWLRGHQIPVMAYSPLAQAGSLRKGLTDNEAVQQIARSHGASPLQVLLAWSIRDADVLAIPKAGSPAHVEENAAAGRLVLTEDELWQLDDAFPHPSWKVPLDMI, encoded by the coding sequence ATGAGCAGATCTGTATCGGAGACGGTCCGCCTGAAGGACGGAACAGAGCTGCCCCGGCTGGGGCAGGGAACCTGGCAGATGGGCGAGCAGCCGTCCAAGCGGGCGGAAGAGCTAGCTGCATTGCGCCGGGGTGTGGAGCTGGGAATGAATCTGATTGATACGGCTGAGATGTACGGGGAAGGCCGCTCCGAGGAGCTGGTCGGCGAAGCGCTGCGGGGCATCCGGGACGAGGTCTTCCTGGTCTCCAAGGTGTATCCGCACAACGCGGGTGGCGGGAAGCTGGTCAGCAGCTGCGAGGCAAGCCTGAAGCGGCTGGGCACAGATCATCTCGACCTGTATCTTCTGCACTGGCGGGGAAGCATTCCGCTGCAGGAGACGGTGGAAGGGATGGAAGCGCTGGTGGCCTCGGGCAAAATCCTCCGCTGGGGCGTATCCAACCTCGATACCGCGGACATGCAGGAGCTGCTCAGTATTCCGGGCGGTGACCATTGCGCCGTGAATCAGGTGCTCTATCATCTCGGCTCCAGAGGCATTGAGCATGATCTCTTGCCGTGGCTGAGAGGCCATCAGATTCCGGTTATGGCCTATTCTCCGCTGGCGCAGGCCGGAAGCCTCCGCAAAGGGCTGACGGACAATGAAGCCGTGCAGCAGATTGCCCGCAGCCATGGGGCGTCGCCGCTGCAGGTGCTGCTGGCCTGGAGCATCCGCGATGCCGATGTCCTGGCGATTCCCAAGGCCGGCTCTCCTGCCCACGTGGAGGAGAATGCGGCCGCCGGAAGGCTGGTGCTGACGGAGGATGAGCTGTGGCAGCTGGACGATGCTTTTCCGCATCCGTCATGGAAGGTTCCGCTTGATATGATTTGA
- a CDS encoding BglG family transcription antiterminator produces MRKITARQRQILWLLLGVSEEITAAEIAAATGVSVRTVHREMEDIESVLNRFGLKLIRKSGKGIQLNGPEAGLAELRLYLQEEKPADYSGEDRKVYELCVLLEAEEPVKLFTLAHSLKVTVASVSYDLDELEQWVRKFGLELVRRRGYGVEITGSELDKRRAIGRLAAEHLDLSDLVGHGSLAESNHAFRVLLTTVGKANLMEVENTLWDMEWKWTAELPEIVYMEMLLSLSVTARRIEIGRTIDGSEEAGYSRLSDHRNIAGAERFVQQLAAALGLDIPRVEVLYIAGLFDRVQDSFSSSGFAYGDVELMEIVYKLTESVVKRTGLPFQSDRSLREGLLEHIDPALKRIREGTRIRNPLLGPIRRDYESLFNIVRAAVEDIQLELEIPDEEIGFLVMHFGASMERLSQLRRNVRAILVCASGLSSSRLLATRLSKEMPQIEVLGNIAWYEAARLPDMDYDLIISTIDLPIDKDRYIKISPLLTADEIEKLLNYIQNTTLRLQDHTPPAEQERPEQGEASLERLRSYKRILDEIVSLLERFRFHPLDNKGMDLSATLVAMLNKLEGSGVIGDADIVLERLLERERMTSQVIPDTALALFHTRSSHIHLSSLTLYRLQQPVILEGNTEVRVILLMLAPRRLSKESLEVLSEISALLLNSELVQLLEEHTETEIRGYLSSELLHFYHNKL; encoded by the coding sequence ATGAGGAAAATTACCGCCAGGCAGCGCCAGATCCTGTGGCTGCTGCTTGGCGTCAGTGAAGAGATCACCGCCGCTGAGATCGCTGCGGCCACTGGTGTCAGCGTAAGAACCGTCCACCGGGAGATGGAAGACATTGAATCCGTGCTGAACCGGTTCGGTCTGAAGCTGATCCGCAAATCGGGCAAGGGCATCCAGCTGAACGGCCCGGAGGCCGGTCTTGCGGAGCTGCGCCTGTATCTGCAGGAGGAGAAGCCGGCGGATTATTCCGGAGAGGACCGTAAGGTCTATGAGCTATGCGTTCTGCTGGAGGCGGAGGAGCCGGTGAAGCTGTTCACCCTGGCCCATTCCCTCAAGGTAACAGTGGCTTCCGTCAGCTATGACCTGGATGAATTGGAGCAGTGGGTCCGCAAGTTCGGCCTGGAGCTGGTCCGGCGCAGAGGGTATGGCGTCGAGATCACCGGCAGCGAGCTTGATAAGCGCAGGGCGATCGGGCGGCTGGCCGCCGAGCATCTGGACCTGTCCGATCTGGTCGGTCACGGCTCCCTGGCCGAGAGCAATCATGCCTTCCGCGTGCTGCTGACAACTGTAGGCAAGGCCAATCTCATGGAGGTGGAGAACACCCTGTGGGATATGGAGTGGAAGTGGACGGCGGAGCTGCCGGAGATCGTCTACATGGAAATGCTGCTGAGCCTGTCGGTCACTGCCCGGCGGATTGAAATCGGCCGCACCATTGACGGCAGCGAGGAAGCCGGCTATTCCAGATTGTCGGACCACCGGAATATTGCCGGGGCCGAGCGGTTCGTCCAGCAGCTGGCAGCGGCGCTTGGCCTGGACATTCCCCGGGTAGAGGTCCTGTATATTGCCGGATTATTCGACCGGGTGCAGGACTCCTTCTCATCCTCCGGCTTCGCCTACGGCGACGTTGAGCTGATGGAGATTGTCTATAAGCTGACGGAGAGTGTGGTCAAGCGAACCGGGCTGCCCTTCCAGAGTGACCGCTCCCTGCGGGAAGGGCTGCTGGAGCATATTGATCCGGCTCTGAAGCGGATTCGCGAAGGCACCCGTATCCGCAATCCGCTGCTCGGGCCGATCCGCCGTGATTATGAATCGCTGTTCAATATTGTCCGCGCCGCTGTGGAGGACATCCAGCTGGAGCTTGAGATTCCCGACGAGGAGATTGGCTTCCTGGTGATGCATTTCGGAGCTTCGATGGAGCGGCTCAGCCAGCTCAGGCGGAATGTCCGCGCCATTCTGGTCTGTGCCAGCGGACTCAGCTCCTCCCGTCTGCTGGCTACCCGGCTGAGCAAGGAGATGCCGCAGATTGAGGTTCTCGGCAATATCGCCTGGTATGAAGCGGCACGGCTGCCTGATATGGACTACGATCTCATCATTTCGACCATTGATCTGCCGATTGACAAGGACCGTTATATCAAAATCAGCCCGCTGCTCACCGCAGACGAAATCGAGAAGCTGCTGAACTACATCCAGAACACTACACTGCGCCTGCAGGATCACACCCCGCCCGCCGAGCAGGAGCGTCCGGAGCAGGGTGAGGCTTCGCTTGAACGGCTCAGGAGCTACAAGCGGATCCTCGATGAAATCGTCAGCCTGCTGGAGCGGTTCCGGTTCCATCCGCTGGACAACAAGGGCATGGATCTATCCGCCACCTTAGTGGCGATGCTGAACAAGCTGGAGGGAAGCGGGGTAATCGGCGATGCGGATATTGTGCTGGAGCGTCTGCTGGAGCGGGAGCGGATGACTAGCCAGGTGATTCCGGACACCGCGCTTGCGCTTTTTCATACCCGGAGCAGCCATATCCATCTGTCGTCGCTGACCCTGTACCGCCTGCAGCAGCCGGTCATTCTGGAGGGCAACACAGAGGTTAGAGTCATTCTGCTGATGCTGGCTCCGCGCAGGCTGTCCAAGGAGAGTCTGGAGGTGCTCAGCGAGATCAGCGCGCTGCTGCTGAACAGCGAGCTGGTCCAGCTGCTGGAGGAACATACAGAGACAGAAATCCGGGGCTACCTGTCCTCGGAGCTGCTTCATTTCTACCACAATAAACTATGA
- a CDS encoding PTS sugar transporter subunit IIA, producing the protein MSILSENKVIMHGAANDKYEAIRMAGKLLVDAGHVTEEYVPKMLEREEVVSTYMGGGLAIPHGTKEARPFIKSTGLSILRFPDGVDFGGDEPAFVVIGIAAAGDGHMEVLTNVAMIFSEDDAIERVMNASTPAEVIAIFEGGLE; encoded by the coding sequence ATGAGTATACTGTCAGAGAATAAAGTGATTATGCATGGAGCTGCGAACGATAAATATGAGGCGATCCGCATGGCCGGCAAGCTGCTGGTCGATGCAGGGCATGTGACGGAGGAATATGTTCCGAAGATGCTGGAGCGCGAGGAAGTGGTATCCACCTATATGGGCGGCGGGCTGGCGATTCCCCACGGCACCAAAGAGGCACGGCCTTTTATCAAGTCTACAGGCTTGTCCATCCTCCGCTTCCCGGACGGCGTGGATTTCGGCGGCGATGAGCCGGCGTTCGTGGTGATCGGCATTGCAGCTGCGGGTGACGGGCATATGGAGGTGCTCACCAACGTGGCGATGATTTTCTCCGAAGACGATGCCATTGAGCGGGTTATGAATGCTTCGACACCTGCCGAGGTGATTGCGATCTTCGAAGGAGGCCTGGAATGA
- a CDS encoding multidrug efflux SMR transporter → MAWVMLIAAGICEMFGVAMIGRLHKHRNWQSVCLLLLGFGASFLLLSLAMETLPMGIAYAIWTGIGASGGAVLGMLFYGEARDPRRIFCIVLILGAVAGLKLIG, encoded by the coding sequence ATGGCATGGGTGATGCTGATTGCTGCCGGTATATGTGAAATGTTCGGGGTCGCAATGATCGGCAGGCTGCACAAGCACCGCAACTGGCAGTCTGTGTGTCTGCTCCTGCTGGGCTTCGGCGCAAGCTTCCTGCTGCTGTCGCTGGCGATGGAGACCCTGCCGATGGGAATCGCCTATGCGATCTGGACCGGAATCGGCGCGTCCGGGGGCGCAGTCCTGGGAATGCTCTTCTATGGGGAAGCCCGCGATCCGCGGCGCATCTTCTGCATCGTGCTGATTCTCGGCGCGGTTGCCGGATTGAAGCTAATCGGCTGA
- the spoVAC gene encoding stage V sporulation protein AC produces the protein MPAKTKKSGVKLNLDGLTPKSYQELAKPYVPSRPVFKNCIRAFLSGGLICVLGQGIQEAFMAIFDMTSREAASPTVAILILLSVILTSFGVYDKLAQWCGAGSAVPVTGFANSMCSAALEHRAEGLVLGVGGNMFKLAGSVIVFGVVAAFIVGVVYAVMGWGGAH, from the coding sequence TTGCCGGCAAAAACCAAAAAATCAGGCGTCAAGCTGAATCTCGACGGCCTTACACCAAAGTCTTATCAGGAATTGGCCAAGCCTTATGTGCCATCCCGCCCGGTCTTCAAGAATTGTATCCGTGCCTTCCTGTCGGGAGGATTGATCTGTGTGCTCGGACAAGGCATTCAGGAGGCGTTCATGGCGATCTTTGATATGACCTCCAGAGAGGCGGCGAGCCCGACCGTGGCCATCCTTATCCTGCTCTCGGTTATACTGACCAGCTTCGGCGTGTACGATAAGCTTGCCCAGTGGTGCGGAGCGGGCAGCGCAGTGCCTGTTACCGGGTTCGCCAACAGCATGTGCTCCGCTGCTCTGGAGCACCGCGCCGAAGGGCTTGTGCTCGGCGTGGGCGGGAATATGTTCAAGCTGGCGGGATCGGTTATTGTGTTCGGGGTGGTTGCCGCTTTTATTGTCGGGGTCGTATATGCCGTGATGGGCTGGGGAGGTGCACATTAA
- a CDS encoding mannitol-1-phosphate 5-dehydrogenase — protein MKAVHFGAGNIGRGFIGLLLSQAGYRVTFVDVNEAFVAQLQERGEYPVTLASEGQETVTVKNVTALSSVTHADEVAAAIAEADLVTTAVGVSILKHIAGTVADGIRRRIAVSSAPLHVIACENAIGGSAQLKELVYAKLDDAAREKAEASVAFPNAAVDRIVPLQQHEDILKVVVEPFYEWVVDASQMLPGYTPVEGVHYVDNLEPYIERKLFTVNTGHCSAAYLGFLQGYETIQQAMADEALTAKVREVLEETGAVLVQKHGFDAAEHSKYIDKILERFRNPALTDEVSRVGRSPLRKLSPNDRLVSPATQAHERGLSYTALARSMAGALLFKASDDPEAVELQAAIAAEGAEAALTKATGLAAEHPIHQSAMEQYAQLK, from the coding sequence ATGAAGGCGGTCCATTTCGGTGCAGGCAATATCGGCAGAGGCTTCATCGGGCTGCTGCTGTCCCAGGCAGGGTATCGGGTGACCTTCGTGGATGTTAATGAGGCGTTCGTGGCCCAGCTTCAGGAGCGCGGCGAGTATCCGGTCACACTGGCGAGCGAAGGGCAGGAGACGGTAACCGTGAAGAACGTAACCGCCCTCAGCAGCGTAACCCATGCGGATGAGGTGGCGGCAGCCATTGCGGAAGCGGATCTGGTGACAACTGCTGTCGGGGTATCGATTCTGAAGCACATCGCGGGCACGGTGGCCGACGGCATCCGCCGGAGAATCGCGGTCTCTTCCGCGCCGCTGCATGTGATTGCCTGCGAGAATGCCATCGGCGGCAGCGCGCAGCTTAAGGAGCTGGTCTATGCGAAGCTGGATGATGCTGCCCGCGAGAAGGCAGAGGCTTCTGTAGCCTTCCCGAATGCGGCGGTGGACCGGATCGTTCCGCTCCAGCAGCATGAGGATATCCTGAAGGTGGTGGTGGAGCCGTTCTATGAATGGGTAGTGGACGCTTCACAGATGCTTCCCGGCTATACGCCGGTTGAGGGTGTGCATTACGTTGACAATCTGGAGCCGTACATTGAGCGCAAGCTGTTCACGGTCAATACCGGCCACTGTTCTGCGGCATATCTCGGATTCCTGCAGGGCTATGAGACGATTCAGCAGGCAATGGCCGATGAAGCACTGACCGCCAAGGTCCGTGAGGTGCTGGAGGAGACCGGCGCGGTGCTGGTTCAGAAGCATGGCTTCGATGCGGCAGAGCACAGCAAGTATATCGATAAAATCCTGGAGCGCTTCCGCAACCCGGCGCTGACCGATGAGGTCTCCCGTGTCGGCCGTTCGCCGCTGCGCAAGCTGTCGCCGAATGACCGTCTGGTATCGCCTGCCACCCAGGCCCATGAGCGTGGGCTAAGCTACACAGCCCTGGCCCGTTCCATGGCCGGCGCGCTGCTGTTCAAGGCCAGCGATGACCCGGAAGCGGTAGAGCTTCAGGCTGCTATTGCCGCAGAGGGTGCGGAAGCTGCGCTGACGAAGGCGACCGGCCTGGCTGCGGAGCACCCGATTCACCAGTCCGCCATGGAGCAATATGCGCAGCTGAAATAG
- a CDS encoding PTS mannitol transporter subunit IICB: MATTATKQASSGGARVRVQQFGRMLSGMVMPNIGAFIAWGLITALFIPTGWYPNESLAALVSPIITYLLPLLIGYTGGQMVHGKRGAVIGALVTMGVIVGSTIPMFLGAMIVGPLAAWVLKQFDRAVDGKIRAGFEMLVNNFSLGIIGGALTLGALKGVGPLVQGLTNILSNGVEFLVNHNLLPLINIIIEPAKVLFLNNAINHGVLGPIALEESQRIGKSILFMLESNPGPGLGILLAYWLVGKGSAKSSAPGAIIIHFLGGIHEIYFPYILMNPRLILAVIGGGMSGTFTFQMLGAGLTASPSPGSIIAYFAMTPKGGYLPMLAGVIVATVVSFLLASLLLKSVKKNDEEEIDLEAAEARMRDMKSAGAAAQTAAAANVASNIRNKDSVHKIVFACDAGMGSSAMGASVLRKKLQNAGVNITVVNSAVSEIPADADIVVTQKTLTDRAIARNPDAEHISIDNFLKSPKYDELVERLK; this comes from the coding sequence ATGGCCACAACGGCAACGAAGCAAGCTTCATCCGGCGGTGCACGGGTGAGGGTTCAACAATTCGGACGTATGCTCAGCGGTATGGTAATGCCGAATATCGGCGCTTTTATCGCCTGGGGATTAATTACAGCATTATTCATTCCAACCGGCTGGTATCCCAATGAAAGTCTTGCCGCTCTGGTAAGTCCAATCATTACTTATCTGCTTCCGCTCTTGATCGGTTATACCGGCGGACAGATGGTTCACGGCAAACGCGGGGCAGTCATCGGCGCGCTGGTAACCATGGGGGTTATCGTCGGGAGCACGATTCCAATGTTCCTCGGCGCGATGATTGTTGGTCCGCTGGCGGCCTGGGTTCTGAAGCAGTTCGACAGAGCAGTGGACGGCAAAATCAGAGCCGGGTTCGAAATGCTGGTCAACAACTTCTCGCTGGGTATCATCGGCGGCGCCTTGACACTTGGAGCGCTAAAGGGAGTTGGACCGCTGGTTCAAGGCTTGACCAATATTCTCTCGAACGGCGTTGAATTCTTGGTTAACCACAACCTGCTGCCGCTCATCAACATTATCATTGAGCCGGCCAAGGTGCTGTTCCTGAATAACGCCATCAACCACGGTGTACTGGGACCGATCGCACTTGAAGAGTCTCAGAGAATCGGCAAATCCATTCTGTTCATGCTTGAATCGAACCCGGGTCCTGGTCTTGGAATCCTGCTGGCTTACTGGCTGGTCGGCAAAGGCTCGGCGAAGTCCTCTGCACCGGGTGCTATAATCATTCACTTCCTGGGCGGGATTCATGAGATCTACTTCCCTTACATCCTGATGAATCCGCGTCTGATTCTGGCGGTTATCGGCGGCGGGATGTCCGGTACCTTCACCTTCCAGATGCTGGGCGCAGGGCTTACGGCCTCTCCTTCCCCAGGCAGTATTATTGCTTACTTCGCCATGACGCCTAAGGGCGGTTATCTCCCGATGCTGGCCGGTGTGATCGTGGCTACCGTGGTATCCTTCCTGCTCGCGTCTCTGCTGCTGAAGTCGGTGAAAAAGAATGATGAGGAAGAGATTGATCTGGAAGCAGCAGAAGCAAGAATGAGAGACATGAAATCTGCCGGTGCTGCAGCCCAGACCGCTGCTGCCGCGAACGTAGCTTCTAATATCCGTAACAAAGACAGTGTCCACAAAATTGTCTTCGCCTGCGATGCAGGCATGGGCTCCAGCGCCATGGGGGCCTCGGTTCTGAGAAAGAAGCTGCAGAACGCAGGGGTGAATATTACGGTGGTGAACTCTGCAGTCAGTGAGATTCCTGCGGACGCCGACATCGTGGTGACCCAGAAGACGCTGACGGACCGGGCGATTGCCCGCAACCCGGACGCCGAGCATATCTCGATCGACAACTTCCTGAAGAGCCCGAAATACGACGAACTGGTGGAACGTTTGAAGTAA
- a CDS encoding multidrug efflux SMR transporter, with product MNRNRMTTGSTDTKEWLMIFGAACFEVIWVVGLKHAAAPWEWAVTAIAILISFYALIRASSRLPVGTVYAVFVGLGTAGTVLSGALLFGEPLHPLKLLLIILLLVGVIGLKLVTPAQAATEQAKELN from the coding sequence ATGAACAGGAATAGAATGACAACCGGCAGCACGGATACTAAAGAATGGCTGATGATCTTTGGCGCGGCCTGCTTCGAGGTCATCTGGGTCGTCGGGCTGAAGCATGCTGCGGCTCCCTGGGAATGGGCAGTTACGGCAATAGCGATACTGATCAGCTTCTACGCCCTGATCCGGGCCAGCAGCCGACTGCCGGTCGGCACAGTCTACGCCGTGTTCGTGGGACTTGGAACGGCAGGTACGGTCCTGTCCGGCGCTCTTCTGTTCGGGGAGCCGCTGCATCCGCTGAAGCTGCTGCTGATTATCCTGCTGCTGGTTGGGGTCATCGGCCTGAAGCTGGTGACTCCGGCCCAGGCTGCAACGGAGCAAGCAAAGGAGCTGAACTGA
- a CDS encoding M42 family metallopeptidase, with translation MNTETLELFRTLTEFPSAPGFERELRAYVKEAMTPYTDEFVQDRLGSLFGVLRGEANGPKIMVAGHFDEVGFMVTGITDNGMIRFTPLGGWLASAVTSQRLQIITPKGTLNGVVGSTPIHLLSAEERSKGGEISKMVLDIGADSREEAQSFGVAPGQQIVPVCPFTPLANPKKIMAKAWDNRYGVGLAIELMKELHGKQLPNTVYAGATVQEEVGLRGARTSANLLAPDIFFGLDASAAADMTGDRQAFGQLGQGALLRIFDPTMITHRGLIEYVQDTADTHKIKYQYFVSQGGTDAGQVHVSGIGIPSAVIGICSRYIHTASSIIHSDDYAAAKELLIKLVEGLDRTTLQTILENS, from the coding sequence ATGAATACAGAGACACTTGAGTTATTCAGAACCTTAACAGAATTCCCCTCGGCCCCGGGCTTCGAGCGCGAACTCCGCGCCTATGTCAAGGAAGCCATGACACCTTATACGGATGAATTCGTACAGGACCGCCTGGGCAGCCTGTTCGGCGTCCTGCGCGGGGAAGCGAACGGCCCGAAGATCATGGTCGCCGGCCATTTCGATGAAGTCGGCTTCATGGTCACTGGAATTACGGATAACGGAATGATCCGCTTCACGCCGCTGGGCGGATGGCTGGCTTCAGCGGTGACCTCGCAGCGGCTGCAGATTATTACGCCCAAGGGAACACTGAACGGCGTAGTCGGCAGCACGCCGATCCATCTGCTGAGCGCGGAGGAACGGAGCAAAGGCGGCGAGATCAGCAAGATGGTTCTAGACATCGGCGCGGACAGCCGCGAGGAAGCGCAGAGCTTCGGCGTAGCCCCCGGACAGCAGATCGTACCGGTCTGCCCGTTCACTCCGCTGGCCAATCCGAAGAAGATTATGGCCAAGGCCTGGGACAACCGCTACGGCGTTGGCCTCGCCATTGAACTGATGAAGGAGCTTCACGGCAAGCAGCTGCCGAATACCGTCTACGCCGGCGCCACTGTCCAGGAGGAAGTCGGACTGCGCGGCGCGCGGACATCGGCCAATCTGCTGGCGCCCGATATCTTCTTCGGGCTGGATGCCAGCGCGGCTGCGGATATGACCGGCGACCGGCAGGCTTTTGGCCAGCTGGGCCAGGGTGCATTGCTGCGCATCTTCGATCCGACGATGATTACCCACCGCGGGCTGATCGAATATGTTCAGGACACGGCGGATACCCACAAGATCAAGTACCAGTATTTCGTCTCTCAGGGCGGAACCGATGCCGGTCAGGTCCACGTCAGCGGAATCGGCATTCCGTCGGCAGTAATCGGCATCTGCTCGCGCTACATCCACACGGCCAGCTCCATCATCCACAGCGATGATTACGCGGCAGCCAAAGAGCTGCTGATCAAGCTGGTAGAAGGACTGGACCGTACCACCCTCCAGACGATTCTGGAGAACAGCTAA